The Roseovarius indicus genome has a segment encoding these proteins:
- a CDS encoding DUF6902 family protein, translating into MASILHLNVPFRQRTRAARQAALVDRVARERRPHEDVFWLKENAELLNVLETADSRPGEAALEAYAGLYGEIEKRIGFFPQYYRFFLSICLDLEDLGLPGNKGAALAEWVASQGLAGAELSDLQRAEARRLCLRRGVDPVVSDHELDDRLRAFARRSDTFALPNKKAAYELTHIVFYLSEYGRTDPGADPEMIDSLCYAGTLAFLELNIDLLSEVCIALRFAGKTPPPVWERWLSDQVMRFQVMPADRPGGMDDYHTWLMVNWFMDLSGRGGFAHEMPEGAVVFAAPEPNSGPLRELSDCMYNMTEARSPDWTQMRDRVGDRLSDEARTVLAAAEQAVDFGAFFKGFARAGGPGGLT; encoded by the coding sequence ATGGCTAGCATACTTCATCTGAACGTTCCGTTTCGCCAGCGCACGCGCGCGGCACGGCAGGCAGCGCTTGTCGACCGTGTCGCGCGTGAGCGGCGCCCGCATGAAGACGTTTTCTGGCTCAAGGAGAACGCCGAACTTCTCAACGTGCTGGAGACAGCCGATTCCCGGCCGGGCGAGGCCGCGCTCGAGGCCTATGCGGGGCTTTACGGGGAAATCGAGAAGCGGATCGGGTTTTTCCCGCAATATTACCGGTTTTTCCTGTCGATCTGCCTGGATCTCGAAGATCTCGGGCTGCCGGGGAACAAGGGGGCGGCGCTGGCCGAGTGGGTCGCGTCGCAGGGGCTGGCCGGGGCCGAACTGTCGGACCTGCAGCGTGCCGAGGCGCGGCGGCTGTGCCTGCGCCGGGGGGTCGACCCGGTGGTTTCGGATCACGAGCTTGACGACCGGCTAAGGGCCTTTGCGCGGCGGTCGGACACGTTCGCGCTGCCGAACAAGAAGGCGGCGTATGAGCTGACCCATATCGTGTTCTACCTGTCGGAATATGGACGGACCGACCCCGGGGCCGACCCCGAGATGATCGACAGCCTGTGCTATGCCGGCACGCTGGCGTTTCTGGAGCTGAATATCGATTTGCTTTCAGAGGTTTGCATTGCGCTGCGGTTTGCCGGGAAGACGCCGCCGCCGGTGTGGGAGCGGTGGCTGTCGGACCAGGTGATGCGGTTCCAGGTGATGCCGGCGGATCGGCCGGGGGGGATGGACGACTATCACACCTGGCTGATGGTGAACTGGTTCATGGACCTGTCGGGGCGGGGCGGGTTTGCCCACGAGATGCCCGAGGGGGCCGTGGTGTTTGCCGCGCCGGAGCCCAATTCGGGCCCGCTGCGGGAGCTGTCGGACTGCATGTACAACATGACCGAGGCGCGCAGCCCGGACTGGACGCAAATGCGCGACCGGGTGGGCGACCGGCTGTCGGACGAGGCGCGCACGGTGCTGGCGGCGGCCGAGCAGGCGGTTGATTTCGGGGCCTTTTTCAAGGGTTTCGCGAGGGCCGGTGGGCCGGGAGGTTTGACATGA
- a CDS encoding DUF6749 family protein: protein MSANRKLVQTFETTSSRAHASLLDGDAVGAFTSSMSPVARADAGLGDGVEMFTSSMGPATVADAGAGDVTGLFTSSMAPVASAEAGTGDAVELFTSSMAPVTASAAETGEAVGAFTSSMGPRVVTAEEGDGCEMFTSSM from the coding sequence ATGTCTGCAAATCGTAAGCTTGTTCAAACCTTTGAAACCACTTCTTCGCGCGCCCATGCCAGCCTGCTCGATGGCGATGCCGTTGGCGCCTTCACCTCGTCGATGTCGCCGGTTGCCCGTGCCGATGCGGGACTCGGCGATGGCGTCGAGATGTTCACCTCGTCGATGGGCCCGGCCACCGTGGCCGATGCCGGCGCGGGCGACGTGACCGGGCTTTTCACCTCGTCGATGGCGCCGGTGGCGTCGGCCGAGGCGGGCACCGGTGACGCGGTCGAGCTGTTCACCTCGTCCATGGCGCCCGTCACGGCCAGCGCGGCCGAGACCGGTGAGGCCGTCGGCGCTTTCACCTCGTCGATGGGCCCCAGGGTCGTGACCGCCGAGGAAGGCGACGGCTGCGAGATGTTCACCTCGAGCATGTAA
- the xth gene encoding exodeoxyribonuclease III translates to MKIASFNINGIKARAGALTDWLDEAEPDVAVLQEIKSIDENFPRELFEERGYQVETHGQKSFNGVAILSKLPLEDVTRGLPGDDDDEQARWIEATVMGDHTAVRVCGLYLPNGNPAPGPKYDYKLAWMERLKARAEALLEAEEPALMAGDYNIIPQDEDAKRPEAWAKDALALPDSRAAFRRVVNLGFTEAFRARVQSPGHYTFWDYQAGAWNKDDGIRIDHVLLTPQAADLMTDCQIDKEIRGREKPSDHVPIWVNLDA, encoded by the coding sequence ATGAAGATCGCCAGCTTCAACATCAACGGCATCAAGGCCCGCGCCGGTGCCCTCACCGACTGGCTCGACGAGGCCGAACCCGACGTCGCCGTGCTTCAGGAGATCAAGTCGATCGACGAGAATTTCCCCCGCGAGCTCTTCGAGGAGCGCGGCTATCAGGTCGAGACCCACGGCCAGAAAAGCTTCAACGGGGTGGCGATCCTGTCGAAACTCCCGCTCGAGGATGTCACCCGCGGCCTGCCCGGCGATGACGACGACGAACAGGCCCGCTGGATCGAGGCCACCGTCATGGGCGACCATACGGCGGTGCGCGTCTGCGGCCTCTACCTGCCCAACGGCAACCCGGCGCCGGGCCCGAAATACGACTACAAGCTCGCCTGGATGGAGCGCCTGAAGGCTCGCGCCGAGGCCCTGCTCGAGGCCGAGGAACCCGCCCTCATGGCCGGCGACTACAACATCATCCCGCAGGACGAAGACGCCAAGCGCCCCGAGGCCTGGGCCAAGGATGCCCTCGCCCTGCCCGACAGCCGCGCCGCCTTCCGCCGGGTCGTGAATCTCGGCTTCACCGAGGCCTTCCGCGCCCGCGTCCAAAGCCCCGGTCACTACACGTTCTGGGATTACCAGGCCGGCGCCTGGAACAAGGATGACGGCATCCGGATCGACCATGTCCTGCTGACACCCCAGGCCGCCGACCTGATGACCGACTGCCAGATCGACAAGGAAATCCGCGGCCGCGAAAAGCCCTCCGACCACGTGCCGATCTGGGTGAACCTCGACGCGTAA
- a CDS encoding FAD-dependent monooxygenase has protein sequence MTLDGMKIVVVGGGIGGLAAARALRLRGADVTVFEQAETIREVGAGLQVSPNGFRVLEALGLGDALRNVSVQGQAVRLKDYRGGEVLRLDLGGLESADYHFVHRADLIEVLASGAREAGVKIRLLQHAEDVTPGEPPDVGLARGVDVKADLVVGADGLHSVVRRALNGQAAPFFTGQVAWRAVVPNTRGRGPEVHVHMGPHRHVVSYPLRDGAALNLVAVQERAAWQEESWSQQDDPDNLRAAFADFGAEVREMLGQVETVHLWGLFRHPVAAAWHGPGTVLLGDAAHPTLPFMAQGASMALEDAWVLAEALSLSGSLETRLAAYQTRREGRVRKVVDAASSNAWKYHLSFPPLRWAAHAALRFGGAVAPGKIMHQFDWIYEHDVVTGR, from the coding sequence ATGACTTTGGACGGCATGAAGATCGTCGTGGTGGGCGGCGGCATCGGCGGGCTGGCGGCGGCGCGGGCGCTGCGGCTGCGCGGGGCCGATGTGACGGTGTTCGAGCAGGCCGAGACGATCCGCGAGGTGGGCGCGGGTTTACAGGTCAGCCCCAACGGCTTCCGGGTGCTGGAGGCGCTGGGGCTGGGGGACGCGCTGCGCAACGTGTCGGTGCAGGGACAGGCGGTGCGGCTGAAGGATTACCGGGGCGGCGAGGTGCTGCGGCTCGACCTGGGCGGGTTGGAGAGCGCCGATTACCATTTCGTCCATAGGGCCGACCTGATCGAGGTGCTGGCCTCCGGCGCGCGGGAGGCGGGGGTGAAGATCCGCCTGCTTCAGCATGCCGAGGACGTGACGCCGGGCGAGCCGCCGGATGTGGGGCTGGCCAGGGGTGTCGATGTGAAGGCCGACCTGGTGGTGGGCGCCGACGGGCTGCATTCGGTGGTGCGGCGGGCGCTCAATGGCCAGGCGGCGCCGTTCTTTACCGGCCAGGTGGCGTGGCGGGCCGTGGTGCCCAACACGCGCGGCCGGGGCCCGGAGGTGCATGTGCATATGGGCCCGCACCGGCACGTGGTGAGCTATCCGCTGCGCGATGGTGCGGCGTTGAACCTGGTGGCGGTGCAGGAGCGCGCCGCGTGGCAGGAGGAAAGCTGGAGCCAGCAGGACGATCCTGACAATCTGCGCGCGGCTTTCGCCGATTTCGGCGCGGAGGTGCGCGAGATGCTGGGGCAGGTCGAGACGGTGCACCTGTGGGGGCTGTTCCGGCACCCGGTGGCGGCGGCGTGGCATGGGCCGGGCACGGTTCTGCTGGGCGATGCGGCGCATCCGACGCTGCCCTTCATGGCGCAGGGGGCGTCGATGGCGCTGGAGGATGCCTGGGTTCTGGCGGAGGCGCTGTCGCTGTCAGGGTCGCTCGAGACGCGGCTGGCGGCGTACCAGACGCGCCGGGAGGGGCGGGTTCGCAAGGTCGTGGATGCGGCCAGTTCCAACGCTTGGAAATACCACCTGTCGTTTCCGCCGCTGCGGTGGGCGGCGCATGCCGCTCTGCGGTTTGGCGGGGCGGTGGCGCCCGGCAAGATCATGCATCAGTTCGACTGGATCTACGAGCATGACGTGGTGACGGGCCGGTAA
- the dksA gene encoding RNA polymerase-binding protein DksA: MKAEVFLPEDYSPAEDEPFMNERQLEYFRRKLIQWKSELLEDSRDTIEGLQDSTRAIPDVADRASEETDRALELRTRDRQRKLVAKIDSALRRIDEGEYGYCEVTGEPISLKRLDARPIATMSLEAQERHERREKVHRDD, translated from the coding sequence ATGAAAGCCGAGGTCTTTCTTCCCGAGGACTACAGTCCCGCAGAAGACGAACCATTCATGAACGAGCGGCAACTGGAGTACTTCCGACGGAAGCTGATCCAGTGGAAATCCGAGCTGCTCGAAGACAGCCGCGACACGATCGAAGGGCTGCAGGACAGCACGCGCGCGATCCCCGATGTGGCCGACCGCGCCAGCGAGGAAACCGACCGCGCGCTGGAGCTGCGCACCCGCGACCGCCAGCGCAAGCTGGTTGCGAAAATCGACTCGGCCCTGCGCCGGATCGACGAGGGCGAATATGGCTATTGCGAGGTGACCGGCGAGCCGATCAGCCTCAAGCGGCTGGATGCGCGCCCGATCGCGACCATGAGCCTCGAGGCGCAGGAGCGTCACGAACGGCGCGAGAAGGTTCACCGCGACGACTAG